One segment of Triticum aestivum cultivar Chinese Spring chromosome 2A, IWGSC CS RefSeq v2.1, whole genome shotgun sequence DNA contains the following:
- the LOC123185977 gene encoding tubulin beta-1 chain-like encodes MDSVRIGPYRQIFCPDNFVFGQSGAGNKWAKGHYTEMSSILNVVHKEAENCDCLQGFQVCHSIGGGTGSGMGTQLSSRIREEYPDQMMLTFSVFPSRKALTQWSSPTMPPSRFTSWLRTLMSAWCWTTRRSMESASAPSS; translated from the exons ATGGACTCCGTGCGCATTGGGCCCTATAGACAGATCTTCTGCCCCGACAACTTTGTCTTCGGCCAGTCCGGCGCCGGAAACAAGTGGGCCAAGGGCCACTACACCGAGATGAGCTCCATCCTCAACGTCGTCCACAAGGAGGCCGAGAACTGCGACTGCCTCCAAG GCTTCCAGGTGTGCCACTCCATCGGCGGGGGCACCGGTTCGGGCATGGGCACGCAACTGAGTTCCAGGATCAGGGAGGAGTACCCGGACCAGATGATGCTCACCTTCTCTGTTTTCCCATCTCGCAAGGCTCTGACACAGTGGTCGAGCCCTACAATGCCACCCTCCCGGTTCACTAGCTGGTTGAGAACTCTGATGAGTGCATGGTGCTGGACAACGAGGCGCTCTATGGAATCTGCTTCCGCACCCTCAAGCTGA